In the genome of uncultured Campylobacter sp., the window TTATAGAGCTACTTTAATCGATACTGTTTGAAATTTTGAAATGAAGAATTTTTTAAATTTAAAAACAAACCAAAGAAAGGAGAGGTTAGATGAAATTTAAAGAGATAGACGAATCTCGTCGCGGCTTTTTAAAAGGAGCTTTGGCGGCAGCCGCCATCGCCGGACCCGAATCGATGCTCGCCGGCTTCACGCCGTTTAAGCCCGATTCGCTGCAGGTTTGGTCGTGCGGAGGACTATCTGAGGCTTTTGCGCAAATAAACGCAGCGTATGAGTCCAAAACGGGACATAACATCCAGTACACCGGCGCCTTTGCGGGGGCGCTCGGAAAGTCGCTACTGGCCTTGCAGGGCAAGACAGAGGTTTTCGGCGCTCGCGTTTTAGAGCTAAGCCAAAAATTGCGCAAAGCAGGCCTTAGCCTTCGCTTTAGACTGCTATGTTTTACCGACTACGTTTTAGTAGTGCCAAAGGGCAATCCTGCGGGCATTCGCGATCTGAAGGATCTAGCAGAACCCGGCGTGCGGGTGATGCTGCCGCTAAGGGCTTCGCCTCCGGGTAGCGGACCGGTAAAGGGAATTTTAAAAAATTCCGGTCTCACGGGGCCTGTTATGAAAAATATGATCTCCAACGGAGCGTGCGTAATTACCATGATGTGCGATCTGGTAGATGGCAAGGGCGATGCGTCCATCATCGAAAAGCGCCTAACGACGCACGATAGGTTTAAAGACAAAATAGAATACATGCCTATCGACGAGAAACTCATCCCGCCGGGGCCGCTTACCTTTACGCTAAATATCATGAAATACGTAAAAGACGAGAAGCTTGCCGATGACTTTGCGGACTTCGTCTGCTCGGACGGGCAGGAAATTTTCGAGCGACACGGCTTTACCTCCATCCATTCGGCACGTGGGCTTGAACTCATAGAAAGGTTTGGTGTAAAAGATGTTTAGTATCGTAAATATGGCAAAGATGAAAAAAGTCTCTAGGCTAACTAAAATTCGTCGCTTGGTGCAGCTGATTTTTATCGGCGCGATCGGGCAATGGGCGTATTACGGGATTTTTAGATGCCCCTTTATTGTTCCTTTCGTAAACTGCCAATCCTGTCCAATCGTCACGTGCTGGGGGCGGATCGCGACCGTGTTTTTCGGCTTTTGGCTATTTATCCCCGTGCTTGTTATTTTCCTTGGGCGCGCGTTTTGCGGCTGGCTTTGCCCGGGCGGATTCGTAAATCAAATGCTCGGCAAATTTGCCGCTTTTAAGCTTAAGCTAAAAAACAATAAGAAGCTACGATATGCGCAGATAGGCATGGTTCTAGCCGTTTTGCTTAGCGCGAGCGTATATTTTATCTACGGAAACCCCCGCGTTATGATCCCTATTCGCACCAGCGACGAGTACCTAAACGCCGTTATCATGTCATTTAAATTTTCCGATTGGTACTGGGCAGTTCGCACTGCCGTCGTCGTAGCTCTTATCGCCGCGTCATTGATCGTCGCAAATTTATGGTGCCGCTTCGCCTGTCCTAGCGGCGGCATAATGGAGCTGCTGCGTAAAATTTCAATATTTCGCGTTTATAAAACGAGCGCCTGCGATAACTGCAACGCTTGTTTGCGCAAATGCGAAATGGGCACGAGACCGGACGAGATGAACTGCACGAACTGCGGCGATTGTATGGATGTTTGCCACGCGGACGCCATCAAATTTGGAAGGAAAAAAGATTGATGAATTTTTTCGCCAAACCCTCCTTCGACAACCACCCCTGCTTTAGCAAAAAAGCGTCCGCCGCCTACGGGCGCGTGCACCTTCCCGTAGCGCCGCATTGCAATATCCAATGCAATTTTTGCAACCGCATCTACGACTGCGCCAACGAAAATCGTCCCGGCGTAACGGGGAGGGTGCAAAGCCCGGACGAGGCCGTAGAATACGTGGAAAATCTATTTAAATTTAGACAAGATATCTCGGTCATCGGTATCGCAGGACCCGGAGATCCTATGTGCGATGCCGACAAGACCCTAGCGACTTTTGAAAAATGCAAAGCCCGTTTCCCTCGCGCCCTACTTTGCCTATCCACAAACGGCCTATCTTTGCCCGAGCATGTGGATGATATCGTGCGGATCGGCGTGAGTCACGTGACGGTGACCGTTAATGCCGTAACGCCTGACGTGGGCGGCAAAATTTATGCGTGGGTGCGCCACAAAAACAAAATTTACCACGGCGAAGAGGGCGCTAGAATTCTTGGGGAGCGCCAAGAGGAAGGGATTCGCAAGTTAAAAGAAGCCCGCATGATCGTTAAGATCAATACGGTCGTAATCCCGGGCGTCAATATGGATCACGTCCCCGAAATCGCGAAAAAGGCCAAAGAGTGGCAAGCCGATATCATGAACTGCATGGCGATGATACCCGTGCATGACACCCCTTTTGCAAATATCAAATCGCCATCAAACGAAGAAATTCGCAGTATGCGAAAGCTAATCGGCGGTTCCATTCATCAAATGACTCACTGCAGCAGATGCCGCGCCGACGCGTGCGGCAAGCTTTGCGAGAGATAAAGGCCTGCTTTTAGCGGGTCTTTTATCCGGCACAAAGTGTGCTCTAGTAGCACGCGCAAAATTTTATGAAGAGATTTAAATTTAGAATTTGTCTAAATTTAGAACTAGCAAGCAGCCGATAAGCGGCTTTTTGGCTGCGACGCTTTTTAAAAATTTAAAAACAATTTTTAAATAATATTATTTTACTTTTATTTAACTTTGGCTATAATACTCGCAAAATTAGGCATAAAAAAAACCGTATAACGGTAAAATAAAGGAGACATCATGGAAAACGTTTCAAGACGTGATCTGCTCAAAATGAGCCTAGTTGGCGCGGGTGCTTTAGCGCTCAGCTCCGTAAACGCAAATGCTGCGGTAAACGCTAAAGACGTCAAATTTGACGAAGAGTGGGACGTAGTTATTGTTGGTTCCGGTTTTGCAGGACTAGCAGCAGGTATCACCGCAGCCGAAAAAGGCAATAAAGTCCTAATCCTAGAAAAGATGGGACGCGTCGGCGGTAACTCCGTAATCAACGGCGGTATATTTGCCGTTCCAAACAGCGACAA includes:
- a CDS encoding substrate-binding domain-containing protein, with product MKFKEIDESRRGFLKGALAAAAIAGPESMLAGFTPFKPDSLQVWSCGGLSEAFAQINAAYESKTGHNIQYTGAFAGALGKSLLALQGKTEVFGARVLELSQKLRKAGLSLRFRLLCFTDYVLVVPKGNPAGIRDLKDLAEPGVRVMLPLRASPPGSGPVKGILKNSGLTGPVMKNMISNGACVITMMCDLVDGKGDASIIEKRLTTHDRFKDKIEYMPIDEKLIPPGPLTFTLNIMKYVKDEKLADDFADFVCSDGQEIFERHGFTSIHSARGLELIERFGVKDV
- a CDS encoding 4Fe-4S binding protein, translated to MFSIVNMAKMKKVSRLTKIRRLVQLIFIGAIGQWAYYGIFRCPFIVPFVNCQSCPIVTCWGRIATVFFGFWLFIPVLVIFLGRAFCGWLCPGGFVNQMLGKFAAFKLKLKNNKKLRYAQIGMVLAVLLSASVYFIYGNPRVMIPIRTSDEYLNAVIMSFKFSDWYWAVRTAVVVALIAASLIVANLWCRFACPSGGIMELLRKISIFRVYKTSACDNCNACLRKCEMGTRPDEMNCTNCGDCMDVCHADAIKFGRKKD
- a CDS encoding radical SAM protein; this encodes MNFFAKPSFDNHPCFSKKASAAYGRVHLPVAPHCNIQCNFCNRIYDCANENRPGVTGRVQSPDEAVEYVENLFKFRQDISVIGIAGPGDPMCDADKTLATFEKCKARFPRALLCLSTNGLSLPEHVDDIVRIGVSHVTVTVNAVTPDVGGKIYAWVRHKNKIYHGEEGARILGERQEEGIRKLKEARMIVKINTVVIPGVNMDHVPEIAKKAKEWQADIMNCMAMIPVHDTPFANIKSPSNEEIRSMRKLIGGSIHQMTHCSRCRADACGKLCER